Genomic segment of Vulpes lagopus strain Blue_001 chromosome 7, ASM1834538v1, whole genome shotgun sequence:
TGGTAACATATTTCATTATCCTCTGCTTGAAATTCATCAGTCTTAGTTCTATGGATGTTTTCTCTGGTTGGTCATAATGCAGCCTCAGATTTTAATGTGGTCAACAGTCTATGCTAAAAAATGCCAGTTTAATTCTAGATTAAAACTAAACACAATAGCCAACCAACCAGCCTTTACCaacttgaaagtaaaaataagtacaaaggGGAAAATATATTAGTGACAGTTGGCAAGTGGCCAACTCCCCACTTCACCTCTAGGCACAAAACTGACTCTAGACATGTGAACTCAGGAAAGGGCTTGGAAAGCTCAGTACTGGGAAATGTGGGTTCTCACTGTAAGGAAaatattggtctttttttttttttggtatggacttacatttgcttttttatctatATTAACTTCAATAGGTACCAAGCGGGCTATTGAGTGTTATTGTTATGGATAAGACAGACtcaagttcaaatcccagttttgACACTTGAGGGGAGACTTGATCCAGCTACCTACCTACACTgcatgtgcctcagtttcctcaaaaagataaGGGAGACAATCCTCTAATCATGAGATTgttgtgatgaggattaaagcAGGCAATTAATGAAAGAAGACTAGTGTAAAATATAGACCCTGTAGATTTTAATTGGAAATTGAATAACATATGCTCTGGAAACAAACAATACATTTGACAAGAGTGTAACAGGTATATATTAACAAAGGAAATTTTGGGGAAACCATTTCTTGAGCGTAGACATTTTTCAGTTATAAATAGGAAGATTTTTCTGATTCATGTTATAAAGTGTTTAGTGCAGAAACATATATCATTCACAAAGAACAGTTTGAAATCTCAATAGATTCATTCACTAGGAATCATCAAGGTAAAGGAAGTGTGGAGGATTAATTATatcacatcaaaatgaaaatgtttacaCATTAGTTATATTTTCAGatgttctaaaaaatattttcagctgtCATTTCAGAAAACTAAGAGATTATTTATCTACTCCAGGATGAAAGGATATCATAACAGACTTCATAAATGACTGGTGATTCTACTTTCCActctcatccatccatcatccatacatccatacatatgcatttatatgtttatatatcatATCAGAATTGTAAACATCGACATATAAATTACAAAATCTCAAAATGCAACGTAGGAGACCTTTACTTCTAAGCACCTTCATATACCTAATCTCaattattctttgaaatttgtaAGAATCATATATATTATCATACAACTAAGCCTATATAATTTGAGTTAGAATCACTAATGACAAAAGTATAATCTAAAGCATGATCTAAAGTATGAACTTAAAGTTAAAGTGAGCAGATTGCATATAGCTTTGGCTTCCAAATAATGTCATGTGGAAGTGTGTGACCAGCAGCATTGTTGACTATACCAGGAAATTTTTGCCCAGAAATAATGCCTAACTTTGTTGCAACTATTTTGCTCAACCTACTATACAAACCATAATAAACCTCAGCATCTTCCCAGAAAGTAAAACTTTGAATCATTTAAGAATACAAACCACAAAATTAACTGTTATCAGACTTTGGTTTATTGTAAAAtttagcaaagattttttttttttataatccctGACCCCTTGctctgaaaacaaaagcaaaaacattatTATTGCTTATTCTTTTCCCCCCTACTTTATTTGTGCCACtgtaaaagaagggagaaaaatcattgtaataaataaaaatagagatgtaagagagaaagataaatcagTCCAGATGAGAAATATTAGGAGCAACAGAATTATCATCAAGCAGTTTCAAAATAAGCTTCTTTTGAAAAGGttgtcatataaaaaaaaaatcacaccaaaaATATAGCAGCGGAGAAGGATAAATACAAGTTAATTGCACACCAATCCCATGCAAAAAACTGGGTCATTAGCCAAAGCAGTAGTATTCAGAATCCAATTTGGGGTGCTTGTGCAAGGCTTGTGAGTCCTCTATTATGGAGCTGTCACTGAATTGGTCCAAGTCTGATGGGGTCTGATGGCCTGGGACATCATCTGCCAAAGTGTCCAGAAAGCTCCCCACAGAGATGCCATCCAGCCCATCACTGCCATCATGTAGGCTATTGTAGCTGCCACGTAAGGAGGTGCTCTGACTCTCCAATAAACTGCACAGGCTGCCACTGAGACTGCTGCCTCGGCTGGTAATGGTGGCTTTCTCTTCAATCATCCACTTGATGGACTCAATGCTCTCATTGATAACAAGTAACTGGCGCATGAGTCTGACATCTGTGGCTCTGAGGTTAACCTGTGGGGAaagcaaagagaggaaaagacatgccagttattttagatttttgaaagACTCAAATTTCATTTGGATTCTGTCTTCCTGTAGGCCATAACTTTAAATTCgcagaataaaatgtaaatttacttgatctcaggatcttttGAAAACTGCTAGCCAATGGCAAAAGTGATAATCAAATAACTCACTTCCTGCCAAGTGCATCAGGCTCAAAAGGGGACAGTGAAACTCCCACTGCATCCCTGACCCTAACTCAGCTGCCTGGAAATACCATACTGAATGTCAGGTTCTCTGCCAAGAAACACATTCTTTCTGGCCAAATTAATAGTTTATCCACGTTTACTTGGGAATGTGTATGTAAATGTTGTgaggtgggaagaagagaaatgtacaaaaattaaggaatcatcattattttagtaggccctactttttttttaagattttatttattcatgagagccacagagagagaggcagagacatagacagagggagaagcaggctccatgcagggagcccgatgtgggactcgattcccagacccgggatcatgcctcctagctgaaggcagacacccaaccaccgagccacccaggtgcccaggtccTACTTTTTGCGTTATGATGTACCAGACATCATTATGCAAACTCCAACCTTCATTACACTGTAGCAACCCTGGACCACAGGtattatttttatccccattgtacaaaggtgaagaaactgagatctACAGAAAAGAGTATGGAAGAggtctgcttttccttttaagaacCAAATTAATATTCCTTGAATCCAAAAGAATGCCAATACACAAGGCTATTCTACTTTACAAGATGAAGCATGCAGATGTCTTCTATAGATCTGATTATTTGCCTCAGATATGTCAGGGGAAGCCCCAGTCAAAATTGGTATATGAAACTGAGAAAGTTCTAGAACTTCCCTAGGTGACTTCTAGGTGTGTCATCCTCCTGATACTTCTAAATTACTTCAAAGAAATCTATCCTCATAGCACAAAGCGGAATTTCTTTGTGGGTCTTACAGTTAAATGGGAACAGCTGCTAACATCAAGAGTATGGTGGTTCTATGAAAGCAGAGAGGTAGGCTGCAAGAACTCTCATGATTGTCCCTCTTCTTGCTCTAAGTGATGTGGCTCCTATAGAGATTCTTGCACCTGGACTGGGAGTCAGGGCTACATTTGGCCACCAGAGGTCACATTCACTATGGTTTGAagtagatttcctttttcttttctttatacttctttttttttagttggcGTCTTTAACCCAAGAGGCTGGTCCTTGCTAATTCTTTCTTTAAGATCCAAGACTAATTCAGATTTGTAGGTTTCTAGAATTATTAAAGGCATTCAGTCATGAGTGACTCAAGCCTTAAGGAAGAAAGAGCCTATTGTCTTCAAATGTATGcattcatattataaaaatatttcctggttAGGAGTTAATCCATAACCAAAGGTGAACTTCAGGCTGAGTGAATGTGATGAACAAATATTAGGAGAAGATGGAATTTCTACCAATGACTTCAAAGATGTAAGATTTCAGATTAtgtacatataattatttttaaaagcataaggTACAATTTTAAAACTCTTCATCTTGCTAGGCTATCACACAAAATGACTTGAGTGGCTTCCTTAAATTCTCTGAGAAAAGCCCACAAAATGAACTATACACATGGAAACTGTGAAAATGATTTGTGTCTGAGGTGTCCGTGTGCAGAGGAACATTAACTTATTAAGTTTTGAGATATTTTCCTGTTTGTCGTAGTATTTCTGTGACACTGCTGTATCGGTGACCTCGCAGGGATGCTGCATGGAGGAAGGAGGCTTTCTGGCAGTCTTCATGTTCAAGTTCCCCCCCACACCCTGGGAGCCATCAACATACTGTTCAGGCTCCCTggaatacaacaaatatttataaaccaaCAATCTGTTGAGGTCCACTGAGGAGCCTAGGAAATCAATACGAGCCAAAGTCTTACAAAATTCCCCGGTTAGACATCTGTAGCTGATAAAACAGGCTGTGCCCATTGTCGGCGTGGTGCGACACGAGTGCAACCGTTTCCCGTCAGCGCCCAAACGAGCCACAGCTGCATTCGTTCACGTCCCCGCCCTGTCGCATGACAGTGTTCTGGTCCGTGCCCAGCCGTGGGTGTGTTCCCTGTTAGTCTCCTCAATTGGAATGCTATTGGAATGCTTGCTCAATTCCTCCTCAAAtccccccttccttctttttttttttcttaagattttatttatttattcataagagacacacaaagagaggcagagacacaggcagagggagaagcaggctccatgcagggagcctgatgtgggactcgatcctgggtgtctaggatcaggccctgggcccaaggcagtgttaaaccgctgagccaccagggctgcccaaatccCCCCTTCCTGaagtctccttccttccatcagcATTACGTGCTGATTCTGCCTCCTTTGCTGCCCCACGTAAGAAATGGCTTGCAATACTTCCATTTCTTGAGGTCTGACCTAAGCAtcaaaatttttgtaattttttatttatttatttttttagagactgacataaataaataaataaataaataaataaatttatttatttatttatttatttatttatttattggcataATTTTAGATTTGTGAAAgttcagcccccccccccccgccgggcgGTAATAACACACACTCCCAACAA
This window contains:
- the LURAP1L gene encoding leucine rich adaptor protein 1-like, with protein sequence MEDGPLPDLRDIELKLGRKVPESLVRSLRGEEPAPLEGHRDPCGRSGGGGGGGCSSSSSSSCSFPASLPSSSSSSPTPGSPRRSPCSALERLETKLHFLRQEMVNLRATDVRLMRQLLVINESIESIKWMIEEKATITSRGSSLSGSLCSLLESQSTSLRGSYNSLHDGSDGLDGISVGSFLDTLADDVPGHQTPSDLDQFSDSSIIEDSQALHKHPKLDSEYYCFG